Proteins from a single region of Pseudomonas phenolilytica:
- the secD gene encoding protein translocase subunit SecD: MLNKYPLWKYLLILAVLAIGLVYSAPNLYPDDPAIQLTGASTTLKVDQSALDRAVGALKQAGIAVKAAEVTESGGLLRLERLSDQLPAKEAVRRVMGDDYVVALNLAPTTPQWLRNLGASPMKLGLDLSGGVHFLLEVDMEKAVAARMQVYEGEVKALLRKERIRYRSLPSRGDAFQLGFADSETLGRVQALVRKNFTDFELTSTERSGQQVLNVALTQAKLAEIREYSIKQNLTTVRNRVNELGVSEPLVQRQGANRIVVELPGVQDTAEAKRILGKTASLEFRLAAEPDAPRATTESFEFREPGRPAVALERSLIITGDQVTDAQASYDENGRPQVNIRLDGHGGDLMNRATRNNVGRSMAVIFIEQKPVTRYVRQNVDGVEQEVMLQSFQEEKQIISLATIQSPLGSQFRITGLDGQGESSELALLLRAGGLAAPMYFAEERTIGPSLGAENIDKGIESTWWALVFVSIFVILIYKFFGVLATVALAFNLVLLVGLMSVIGATLTLPGIAGIVLTLGMAVDANVLIYSRIREELKNGLSVQRAIHEGFDRAYSAILDSNLTTLLVGGILFALGSGPIKGFAVTMSLGILTSLFTAIMFTRGMVNLIFGGRNVKKLWI; the protein is encoded by the coding sequence ATGCTGAACAAGTATCCCCTGTGGAAATATCTGCTGATCCTGGCAGTGCTGGCTATTGGCCTGGTCTATTCCGCACCTAATCTCTATCCCGACGACCCGGCAATTCAGCTTACCGGCGCCAGCACGACGCTAAAGGTCGATCAGTCCGCGCTCGATCGTGCGGTCGGAGCGTTGAAGCAGGCTGGCATTGCGGTGAAAGCCGCCGAGGTTACCGAGAGCGGTGGCTTGCTGCGTCTGGAGCGACTGTCGGACCAGCTGCCGGCCAAGGAAGCCGTGCGCCGGGTCATGGGAGACGACTATGTAGTCGCTCTGAATCTGGCCCCGACGACGCCGCAATGGCTGCGCAATCTGGGCGCCAGTCCGATGAAGCTCGGGCTTGACCTGTCCGGTGGCGTGCATTTCCTCCTCGAGGTTGACATGGAGAAGGCCGTTGCCGCGCGCATGCAAGTCTATGAGGGCGAGGTCAAGGCACTGCTGCGCAAGGAGCGGATTCGTTATCGCAGCCTGCCGTCGCGCGGCGACGCGTTCCAGCTGGGCTTTGCCGACAGCGAAACCCTGGGGCGTGTTCAGGCGCTGGTACGCAAGAACTTCACGGATTTCGAACTGACCAGCACCGAGCGTAGCGGACAGCAGGTTCTGAACGTCGCGTTGACCCAGGCCAAGCTGGCGGAAATTCGCGAGTATTCGATCAAACAGAACCTGACCACCGTGCGTAACAGGGTCAACGAACTGGGCGTCTCCGAGCCGCTGGTCCAGCGTCAGGGCGCCAACCGAATCGTCGTCGAGCTGCCGGGTGTTCAGGATACCGCCGAAGCCAAGCGCATCCTCGGTAAGACGGCGAGCCTCGAGTTCCGTCTCGCCGCCGAGCCCGACGCACCGCGCGCAACTACCGAGTCCTTCGAGTTTCGTGAGCCAGGTCGCCCGGCGGTAGCGCTCGAGCGCAGCCTGATCATTACCGGTGATCAGGTGACTGACGCTCAGGCCAGCTATGACGAAAACGGCCGGCCTCAGGTCAACATTCGTCTCGATGGTCACGGCGGCGATCTGATGAACCGCGCCACCCGCAATAACGTCGGGCGCAGCATGGCGGTCATTTTTATCGAGCAGAAGCCGGTTACCCGCTATGTACGACAGAACGTCGACGGCGTGGAGCAGGAAGTCATGCTGCAGAGCTTCCAGGAAGAGAAGCAGATCATCAGTCTGGCGACTATTCAGTCACCTCTGGGCAGCCAGTTCCGCATTACCGGACTGGACGGACAAGGTGAATCTTCCGAACTGGCGCTGCTGCTGCGCGCCGGTGGGCTCGCGGCGCCGATGTATTTCGCCGAAGAGCGGACCATCGGCCCAAGCCTGGGCGCCGAGAACATCGACAAGGGAATCGAGTCCACCTGGTGGGCGCTGGTCTTCGTGTCGATCTTCGTCATCCTCATCTACAAGTTCTTCGGCGTGCTGGCGACTGTCGCACTGGCGTTCAACCTGGTGCTGCTGGTCGGTCTGATGTCGGTCATCGGCGCCACGCTCACGCTGCCTGGTATCGCCGGTATCGTGCTGACGCTTGGCATGGCGGTGGATGCGAACGTGCTCATCTACTCGCGTATTCGCGAGGAGCTGAAAAATGGGCTTTCGGTTCAGCGTGCGATTCATGAGGGCTTCGATCGCGCGTACTCGGCGATTCTCGACAGTAACCTGACCACCCTGCTGGTCGGCGGGATTCTGTTTGCGCTGGGCTCCGGGCCGATCAAGGGTTTTGCGGTGACGATGTCGCTGGGGATTCTAACCTCACTGTTCACCGCCATCATGTTTACCCGCGGTATGGTCAACCTGATTTTCGGCGGTCGTAACGTCAAGAAGTTGTGGATCTGA
- the suhB gene encoding type III secretion system regulator SuhB, whose translation MQPMLNIALRAARSAGELIVRSTERLDVISVSEKDSKDYVSEIDHAAEQVIVNALRKAYPSHGILAEESGLLEGSGDGSDYLWIIDPLDGTTNFLRGVPHYAVSIACKYRGRLEHAVVLDPVRQEEFTASRGRGAALNGRRLRVSSRKSLEGALLGTGFPFRDGQLDNIDSYLNMFRSLVGQTAGLRRAGAASLDLAYVAAGRYDAFWEFGLSEWDMAAGALLIQEAGGLVSDFAGGHEFLEKGQIVAGNTKCFKAVLTAIQPHLTPSLKR comes from the coding sequence ATGCAGCCCATGCTGAATATCGCGCTGCGCGCCGCCCGCAGCGCCGGCGAACTCATTGTCCGTTCCACCGAGCGCCTGGACGTCATCTCGGTCAGCGAAAAGGACAGCAAGGACTACGTCAGCGAGATCGATCACGCCGCCGAACAGGTGATCGTCAATGCGCTGCGCAAGGCCTACCCGAGCCACGGCATTCTCGCCGAAGAAAGTGGATTGCTCGAAGGCAGCGGCGACGGCAGCGACTACCTATGGATCATCGACCCACTGGACGGCACCACCAACTTCCTGCGTGGTGTACCCCACTACGCCGTGAGCATCGCTTGCAAATACCGTGGCCGTCTGGAACATGCCGTGGTGCTCGACCCGGTGCGCCAGGAAGAATTCACCGCCAGTCGCGGTCGCGGCGCAGCACTCAACGGTCGCCGCCTGCGTGTCAGTTCGCGCAAGAGCCTGGAGGGTGCACTGCTTGGAACCGGCTTTCCGTTTCGTGACGGCCAGCTGGATAATATCGACAGCTACCTGAACATGTTCCGCAGCCTGGTCGGACAGACCGCCGGCCTCCGCCGCGCAGGTGCTGCAAGCCTGGACCTGGCCTATGTGGCGGCCGGCCGTTACGACGCGTTCTGGGAATTCGGTCTTTCCGAGTGGGACATGGCAGCCGGAGCCCTGCTGATCCAGGAAGCCGGCGGACTAGTCAGCGACTTCGCCGGCGGTCACGAATTCCTGGAAAAGGGCCAGATCGTGGCAGGCAACACCAAGTGCTTCAAGGCGGTACTGACCGCCATCCAGCCTCACCTGACACCATCGCTCAAACGCTGA
- a CDS encoding IscS subfamily cysteine desulfurase, whose product MKLPIYLDYSATTPVDPRVAAKMVECLTIDGNFGNPASRSHAFGWRAEEAVENARRQVAELVNADPREIVWTSGATESDNLAIKGVAHFYASKGKHIVTTKIEHKAVLDTTRQLEREGFEVTYIEPGEDGIITPAMVEAALREDTILVSVMHVNNEIGTINDIAAIGELTRARGVLFHVDAAQSTGKVEIDLEAMKVDLMSFSAHKTYGPKGVGALYVRRKPRVRLEAQMHGGGHERGMRSGTLATHQLVGMGEAFRIAKEEMVQEREHIRALRDRFFRQVEHLEELYVNGSMTARVPHNLNLSFNYVEGESLIMALKDLAVSSGSACTSASLEPSYVLRALGRNDELAHSSIRFTFGRFTTEEEVDYAAQKVSEAVTKLRELSPLWDMFKDGVDISKVEWQAH is encoded by the coding sequence ATGAAATTGCCGATTTACCTGGATTATTCCGCCACTACTCCGGTTGATCCCCGCGTTGCCGCGAAGATGGTCGAATGCCTGACTATCGATGGCAATTTCGGCAACCCGGCTTCCCGCTCGCATGCCTTTGGCTGGCGCGCCGAAGAAGCAGTAGAGAATGCTCGTCGTCAGGTGGCAGAGCTGGTGAATGCTGATCCCCGTGAAATCGTCTGGACATCCGGTGCTACCGAGTCGGACAACCTTGCGATCAAGGGGGTGGCGCATTTCTATGCCAGCAAAGGTAAGCACATCGTCACCACCAAGATCGAGCACAAGGCGGTTTTGGATACCACTCGCCAGCTCGAACGCGAAGGCTTCGAGGTGACCTACATCGAGCCGGGCGAGGACGGCATCATCACGCCGGCGATGGTTGAGGCGGCGCTGCGCGAGGACACCATCCTGGTGTCGGTGATGCATGTGAACAACGAGATTGGCACCATTAACGATATCGCCGCCATTGGCGAACTGACCCGTGCTCGCGGCGTTCTTTTCCACGTTGATGCCGCGCAATCTACCGGTAAGGTCGAGATCGACCTGGAGGCAATGAAGGTCGATCTGATGTCGTTCTCGGCACACAAGACCTACGGGCCGAAGGGCGTGGGTGCGCTTTATGTGCGTCGCAAACCGCGGGTGCGCCTCGAGGCGCAGATGCATGGTGGTGGACATGAGCGCGGCATGCGCTCCGGTACGCTGGCGACCCATCAGCTGGTTGGGATGGGCGAAGCCTTCCGCATTGCCAAGGAGGAGATGGTCCAGGAACGCGAGCATATTCGCGCCTTGCGCGACCGTTTTTTCAGGCAGGTCGAGCATCTGGAAGAGTTGTATGTGAATGGCAGCATGACCGCCCGGGTGCCACACAACCTCAACCTCAGCTTCAACTATGTGGAAGGCGAGTCGTTGATCATGGCACTCAAGGACCTGGCAGTGTCATCCGGTTCTGCCTGTACCTCCGCATCGCTCGAGCCTTCTTACGTGTTGCGCGCATTGGGGCGCAACGACGAACTGGCGCACAGCTCGATTCGCTTCACCTTCGGTCGTTTCACCACGGAGGAAGAAGTCGATTACGCAGCACAGAAGGTCAGCGAAGCGGTAACTAAATTGCGTGAGCTGTCCCCCCTGTGGGACATGTTCAAAGACGGTGTCGATATTTCCAAGGTCGAGTGGCAGGCCCACTGA
- the hscA gene encoding Fe-S protein assembly chaperone HscA produces MALLQIAEPGQSPQPHQRRLAVGIDLGTTNSLVAALRSGVTAPLADADGRVILPSVVRYHADRVEVGRAAKAAAASDPFNTISSVKRLMGRGLADVKQLGEQLPYHFSGGESQMPFIETVQGPKSPVEISAEILRALRERAEATLGGELVGAVITVPAYFDDAQRQATKDAARLAGLNVLRLLNEPTAAAVAYGLDRQAEGVVAIYDLGGGTFDISILRLTKGVFEVLATGGDTALGGDDFDHAVAGWILDQAGISGDLEPGAQRELLKIACAAKEHLSNTDSTPISYAGWQGQLDRATFDTLIEPMVARSLKACRRAVRDSAVEPGEVNAVVMVGGSTRVPLVRSLVGQLFGREPLTDIDPDEVVAIGAAIQAETLAGNNRDGNELLLLDVIPLSLGLETMGGLMEKIIPRNTTIPVARAQDFTTYKDGQTAMMIHVLQGERELIADCRSLARFELRGIPPMVAGAAKIRVTFQVDADGLLSVSARELTSGVEASIQVKPSYGLTDGEIARMLEDSFRKAGEDKQARALREQLVDAQRLLEAVEAALAADGERLLSAEEREAIEEQMNALRALLDSQDGVAIERQSKRLSHITDAFAARRLDSTVKAALAGRRLNDIEE; encoded by the coding sequence ATGGCCTTACTTCAGATTGCCGAGCCCGGACAAAGCCCTCAGCCTCACCAGCGACGCCTTGCCGTCGGAATAGATCTGGGCACCACCAATTCGCTGGTAGCAGCTCTGCGCAGTGGTGTTACGGCACCGCTGGCGGATGCCGATGGGCGGGTAATACTGCCTTCGGTGGTGCGCTACCACGCCGACCGCGTCGAAGTGGGGCGCGCCGCCAAGGCCGCTGCAGCGAGCGACCCGTTCAACACCATTAGCTCGGTCAAGCGCCTTATGGGGCGTGGCCTTGCCGATGTGAAACAGTTGGGTGAGCAGCTCCCCTATCACTTCAGCGGTGGCGAGTCGCAGATGCCGTTCATCGAGACGGTGCAGGGGCCCAAGAGCCCGGTGGAAATTTCCGCGGAGATATTGCGAGCACTGCGCGAGCGTGCCGAGGCGACGCTCGGCGGAGAGCTGGTGGGTGCGGTGATCACGGTGCCGGCGTACTTCGACGACGCGCAACGCCAGGCTACCAAAGATGCGGCGCGACTGGCCGGGCTGAATGTTTTGCGTCTGCTCAACGAGCCGACCGCTGCGGCGGTCGCCTATGGTCTCGATCGACAGGCCGAAGGTGTGGTCGCGATCTACGATCTGGGTGGCGGTACGTTCGATATTTCCATTCTTCGCCTGACCAAGGGTGTGTTCGAAGTGCTGGCCACCGGTGGTGATACCGCCTTGGGTGGTGACGATTTCGATCATGCCGTGGCCGGGTGGATTCTCGATCAGGCCGGCATATCCGGTGACCTTGAGCCGGGTGCGCAGCGCGAGCTGCTGAAGATTGCCTGTGCCGCGAAGGAGCATCTGAGTAATACCGATAGCACGCCGATCAGCTATGCGGGCTGGCAAGGGCAGTTGGATCGGGCGACCTTCGATACGCTGATCGAGCCGATGGTTGCGCGTAGCCTCAAGGCCTGTCGGCGCGCGGTGCGCGATTCCGCCGTCGAGCCGGGTGAAGTCAATGCAGTCGTCATGGTCGGCGGTTCGACTCGCGTTCCTCTGGTGCGCAGTCTGGTTGGACAGTTGTTCGGTCGCGAGCCGCTGACCGATATCGATCCGGATGAAGTGGTAGCAATCGGTGCTGCGATTCAGGCCGAAACGCTAGCTGGCAATAATCGTGACGGCAATGAATTGCTGCTGCTCGACGTGATTCCATTGTCGCTGGGGCTGGAGACGATGGGCGGGCTGATGGAAAAGATCATCCCGCGCAACACCACCATTCCGGTTGCACGCGCCCAGGACTTCACCACTTATAAAGATGGCCAGACGGCCATGATGATTCACGTGCTGCAGGGTGAGCGCGAACTGATCGCCGACTGCCGTTCGCTGGCGCGCTTCGAGCTGCGCGGCATTCCACCGATGGTGGCGGGGGCGGCGAAGATCCGTGTGACGTTTCAGGTCGACGCCGACGGGTTGCTGAGTGTTTCTGCGCGCGAGTTGACCTCGGGCGTTGAGGCGAGCATTCAGGTCAAGCCATCCTACGGGCTCACGGACGGCGAAATTGCGCGCATGCTTGAAGACTCCTTCCGCAAGGCTGGTGAGGACAAGCAGGCCCGCGCCCTGCGCGAACAGCTGGTTGATGCCCAGCGGCTGCTGGAGGCTGTGGAGGCGGCGCTGGCGGCTGATGGCGAGCGGCTGCTGAGTGCTGAGGAGCGCGAAGCCATCGAAGAGCAGATGAATGCGCTGCGCGCGCTGCTCGACAGTCAAGACGGCGTTGCGATCGAGCGTCAGAGCAAGCGACTCAGCCATATCACCGATGCCTTCGCTGCGCGTCGACTGGATTCAACCGTCAAGGCCGCGCTGGCCGGACGACGGCTCAACGATATCGAGGAATGA
- the trmJ gene encoding tRNA (cytosine(32)/uridine(32)-2'-O)-methyltransferase TrmJ translates to MSLQNIRVVLVNTSHAGNIGGAARAMKNMGLSRLVLVDPEDFPSSDAVARASGATDILDEAQVVATLEEALAGCTLVLGTSARDRRIPWPLLDPRECARASLERAEQGGEVALVFGREYAGLTNEELQRCHFHVHIPSSPEFSSLNLAAAVQVLTYEVRMAWLAAQGQPTKMEKLETTAMLDVQPVTADELEHYFGHLEQTLIEIGFLDPAKPRHLMPRLRRLYGRSGISKLEMNILRGILTETQKAVRGEPHKRRQE, encoded by the coding sequence GTGTCGCTGCAAAATATCCGTGTGGTGCTGGTCAACACCAGTCATGCCGGCAACATCGGGGGTGCGGCTCGCGCCATGAAGAACATGGGCCTGTCACGCCTGGTGCTGGTCGATCCGGAGGACTTTCCCAGCTCGGATGCGGTGGCCCGAGCTTCCGGTGCCACCGACATACTCGATGAGGCCCAGGTCGTGGCGACACTCGAGGAGGCGCTGGCGGGCTGTACGCTGGTGCTGGGAACGAGCGCGCGCGACCGCCGCATTCCCTGGCCGCTGCTCGACCCGCGCGAATGCGCAAGAGCAAGTCTTGAGCGGGCTGAGCAGGGCGGTGAGGTGGCCCTGGTGTTCGGTCGTGAATATGCTGGACTCACCAACGAGGAGCTGCAGCGCTGTCATTTTCACGTGCACATTCCCTCCAGTCCGGAATTCAGCTCGCTGAACCTGGCCGCCGCGGTGCAGGTGCTGACCTATGAGGTGCGCATGGCATGGCTCGCCGCACAGGGACAGCCCACCAAGATGGAAAAGCTCGAAACCACGGCGATGCTCGATGTCCAGCCTGTCACGGCGGACGAGCTTGAGCACTATTTCGGTCACCTAGAGCAGACGTTAATCGAGATCGGCTTCCTCGATCCTGCCAAGCCTCGCCATCTAATGCCGCGTCTGCGTCGGCTTTACGGGCGCAGTGGCATCAGCAAGCTGGAAATGAATATTCTGCGCGGTATTCTCACCGAGACACAGAAGGCTGTTCGCGGTGAGCCCCACAAGCGGAGGCAGGAATAA
- the cysE gene encoding serine O-acetyltransferase, with protein MFERMREDIQSVFHRDPAARNSLEVVTCYPGLHAIWIHRFSHWLWVREWKLLARMSSNLGRWLTGIEIHPGARIGRRFFIDHGMGIVIGETAEIGDDVTLYHGVTLGGTSWNKGKRHPTLEDGVIVGAGAKILGPFTVGAGAKIGSNAVVTRAVPAGATAVGIPGRIIVKSDDEQEAKRKAIAEKIGFDAYGVSGDMPDPVARAIGQLLDHVQAVEDRLEGMCGALKALGSDYCAEDLPQLREEDFTEVKAAEEDVPRS; from the coding sequence ATGTTCGAACGCATGCGCGAAGACATCCAGAGCGTATTTCATCGCGACCCGGCTGCGCGTAACTCGCTGGAGGTCGTTACCTGCTATCCGGGCCTGCACGCGATCTGGATCCACCGTTTTTCGCACTGGCTTTGGGTGCGCGAATGGAAGCTGCTGGCGCGTATGAGCTCGAACTTGGGGCGTTGGCTCACCGGCATCGAGATTCATCCGGGGGCACGTATCGGTCGGCGCTTCTTCATTGATCACGGCATGGGTATCGTCATCGGCGAGACAGCCGAGATCGGCGACGATGTGACGCTCTATCACGGCGTCACGCTAGGCGGTACCAGCTGGAACAAAGGCAAGCGCCATCCGACGTTGGAAGATGGAGTGATCGTCGGTGCCGGCGCCAAGATTCTCGGGCCGTTCACCGTGGGCGCCGGCGCCAAGATTGGCTCGAATGCCGTAGTAACGCGCGCAGTGCCGGCCGGGGCGACCGCAGTGGGCATTCCGGGGCGCATCATCGTGAAGTCAGATGACGAGCAGGAAGCAAAGCGCAAGGCAATCGCCGAAAAGATCGGCTTCGATGCGTACGGTGTCAGCGGCGACATGCCGGATCCTGTTGCGCGTGCGATCGGCCAGCTGCTCGATCACGTTCAGGCGGTGGAAGACCGTCTGGAAGGCATGTGTGGGGCTCTCAAGGCCCTGGGGAGCGACTATTGCGCTGAGGATCTGCCGCAGTTGCGCGAGGAGGACTTCACCGAGGTCAAGGCGGCCGAGGAGGATGTCCCGCGCTCTTGA
- the hscB gene encoding co-chaperone HscB, producing MGNPCHYALFDLQPEFDLDLNDLSERYRNLARQVHPDRFADAGESEQRQALERSANLNEAYQTLKSPARRARYLLSLQGHDLPLEATVQDPTFLMQQMHWREELEALHEQVDLPGIATFKVRLRDAQRALDERFAQIWRDASSPEEAERLVRRMQFLDKLSQEVRALEERLDD from the coding sequence GTGGGCAATCCCTGTCATTACGCGCTTTTCGATCTGCAGCCGGAGTTCGATCTCGATCTGAACGACCTTTCGGAGCGCTATCGAAATCTGGCGCGCCAGGTTCACCCCGATCGTTTTGCCGACGCCGGCGAGTCCGAGCAGCGCCAGGCGCTGGAGCGCTCGGCCAATCTCAACGAGGCATACCAGACGCTCAAGTCGCCGGCCCGGCGCGCGCGTTATCTGTTGAGTCTGCAGGGACACGACCTGCCTCTTGAAGCCACCGTGCAGGACCCGACATTCCTCATGCAGCAGATGCACTGGCGCGAAGAGCTGGAGGCGCTGCATGAGCAGGTCGACCTCCCGGGGATCGCCACTTTCAAGGTGCGCCTCAGGGATGCCCAGCGCGCGCTGGATGAGCGCTTCGCGCAGATCTGGCGTGATGCTTCATCGCCTGAAGAGGCCGAGCGCCTAGTGCGACGCATGCAGTTTCTCGACAAGCTGTCCCAGGAAGTGCGCGCACTCGAAGAGCGCCTCGACGATTAA
- the iscU gene encoding Fe-S cluster assembly scaffold IscU: MAYSEKVIDHYENPRNVGKFDAEDPNIGTGMVGAPACGDVMRLQIKVNEQGIIEDAKFKTYGCGSAIASSSLATEWMKGKTLEEAETIKNTQLAEELALPPVKIHCSVLAEDAIKAAVRDYREKKGLL, translated from the coding sequence ATGGCTTACAGTGAAAAGGTCATCGACCACTACGAAAATCCGCGTAACGTCGGCAAGTTCGACGCCGAGGATCCGAACATCGGCACCGGCATGGTCGGCGCGCCGGCATGCGGCGACGTGATGCGGCTGCAGATCAAGGTCAACGAGCAGGGCATCATCGAAGACGCCAAGTTCAAGACCTATGGCTGTGGATCGGCCATCGCCTCCAGCTCCCTCGCTACCGAGTGGATGAAGGGCAAGACGCTGGAAGAGGCAGAAACCATCAAGAACACCCAGCTCGCCGAAGAGCTGGCACTCCCGCCGGTGAAGATTCACTGCTCGGTACTTGCCGAAGACGCGATCAAAGCTGCCGTGCGCGACTATCGCGAGAAGAAAGGCCTGCTCTAA
- a CDS encoding glycine zipper 2TM domain-containing protein: MNKSMVTGAILGAVVATAGGALATYSLVDREPEFAKVLAVKAVTESIKTPREVCKDVAVTRQRPVQDQHKIAGTVIGAVAGGLLGNQIGGGNGKKIATVAGAAAGGYAGNKIQGNMQAGDTYTTTETRCDTVTDVEDRIVGYDVKYDLAGEVGQVRMDREPGDTIPVRDGQLVLSQQ, from the coding sequence GTGAACAAGTCAATGGTGACAGGGGCGATTCTGGGTGCGGTTGTGGCGACTGCGGGTGGGGCGTTAGCGACCTATAGTCTGGTCGATCGTGAGCCCGAGTTTGCCAAGGTCCTGGCGGTCAAGGCTGTAACGGAGTCCATCAAGACACCCCGCGAGGTCTGTAAGGACGTTGCGGTGACACGGCAGCGCCCTGTTCAGGACCAGCACAAGATCGCCGGTACGGTAATCGGTGCGGTGGCTGGTGGTCTGCTGGGCAACCAGATTGGTGGTGGCAATGGCAAGAAGATCGCCACCGTGGCTGGCGCGGCCGCCGGCGGTTACGCAGGCAACAAGATTCAGGGCAACATGCAGGCTGGCGACACCTATACGACGACGGAAACGCGCTGCGACACCGTGACCGACGTTGAAGATCGTATCGTTGGCTACGACGTTAAGTACGATCTGGCGGGTGAGGTGGGACAGGTCCGTATGGATCGAGAGCCGGGCGACACCATCCCGGTGCGCGATGGCCAGTTGGTGTTGTCGCAACAGTAA
- the iscR gene encoding Fe-S cluster assembly transcriptional regulator IscR — MRLTTKGRYAVTAMLDLALHAQHGPVSLADISERQGISLSYLEQLFAKLRRGSLVTSVRGPGGGYQLSRDMAGIQVAQVIDAVNESVDATRCQGLGGCHSGDTCLTHHLWCDLSQQIHEFLSSISLADLVKRQDVQQVALRQDMRRANSASPQLDKIEASAIE; from the coding sequence ATGCGATTGACCACTAAAGGCCGTTATGCCGTGACCGCCATGCTCGATCTAGCGCTACATGCGCAGCATGGACCGGTTTCTCTCGCCGATATTTCGGAGCGGCAGGGGATTTCGCTTTCCTATCTTGAACAGCTGTTCGCCAAGTTGCGGCGCGGCAGTCTGGTCACCAGTGTGCGTGGGCCTGGTGGCGGCTATCAACTCTCGCGTGACATGGCGGGTATTCAGGTCGCCCAAGTGATCGATGCCGTCAATGAATCGGTCGACGCCACGCGCTGCCAGGGGCTCGGAGGCTGTCATTCCGGAGATACCTGTCTGACTCACCATCTATGGTGCGATCTGAGCCAGCAGATACACGAATTTCTAAGCAGCATCAGCCTGGCTGATCTAGTAAAGCGCCAGGATGTGCAGCAGGTTGCCCTGCGCCAAGACATGCGTCGTGCCAACAGTGCCTCACCGCAGCTGGATAAGATCGAAGCGTCCGCCATCGAATGA
- the iscA gene encoding iron-sulfur cluster assembly protein IscA: MAITMTEAAAQHVNRSLQGRGKGVGVRLGVRTTGCSGLAYVLEFVDETSAEDAVFESHGVKVIIDPKSLVYLDGTELDFVREGLNEGFKFNNPNVRGECGCGESFNI, translated from the coding sequence ATGGCTATCACCATGACCGAAGCCGCGGCCCAGCATGTCAATCGTTCGTTGCAGGGGCGTGGAAAGGGCGTAGGCGTGCGGCTGGGCGTCAGGACCACCGGCTGCTCCGGGTTGGCCTATGTGCTGGAATTCGTCGATGAAACCAGCGCTGAAGATGCGGTGTTCGAAAGTCATGGCGTCAAGGTCATCATCGATCCGAAAAGCCTCGTTTATCTTGACGGCACCGAGCTCGATTTCGTCCGCGAAGGGCTCAACGAAGGTTTTAAGTTCAATAACCCCAACGTGCGTGGCGAATGCGGCTGCGGCGAGAGCTTCAATATCTGA
- the secF gene encoding protein translocase subunit SecF: MKNTIRFMAIRNIAFAITVLLTVVGLVALIGKGLNFGLDFTGGTLIELQYEQPADLEVIKRELGQAGYADAVVQSFGATTDVLIRLAGDDPQLGSKISAALKTIDPSARFEVKRVEFVGPQVGEELRDQGGLAMLLALGGIMVYLAFRFQWKFGVGAIASLAHDTILTLGILAFFEIPFDLTVLAAVLAMIGYSLNDTIIIYDRIRENFRVLRKADLIENIDISVTQTLLRTMATSFSTALALIALLVFGGDTLANFALALLIGVVVGTYSSVYIGATVLVWLKLTAADLMPPAASEVDERP, translated from the coding sequence ATCAAGAACACCATTCGTTTCATGGCGATCCGCAATATCGCGTTCGCCATCACGGTACTGCTAACTGTTGTCGGCCTGGTGGCGCTTATCGGCAAGGGCCTCAACTTCGGCCTGGATTTTACCGGCGGCACGTTGATCGAGCTGCAGTACGAGCAGCCGGCCGATTTGGAAGTGATCAAGCGTGAACTGGGCCAGGCGGGGTATGCCGATGCGGTGGTTCAGAGTTTCGGTGCGACCACGGATGTACTGATCCGCCTGGCCGGTGATGATCCGCAGTTGGGCAGCAAGATCAGTGCGGCGTTGAAGACCATCGATCCTTCGGCCCGCTTCGAGGTCAAGCGTGTCGAATTCGTCGGCCCCCAGGTAGGCGAGGAGCTGCGCGATCAAGGTGGCCTGGCGATGCTCCTGGCGCTGGGCGGGATCATGGTTTATCTCGCATTCCGCTTCCAGTGGAAGTTTGGGGTCGGGGCGATCGCCTCGCTGGCGCACGACACCATTCTGACGTTGGGTATTCTTGCGTTTTTCGAGATTCCGTTCGACCTGACGGTTCTGGCGGCGGTCCTGGCAATGATCGGTTATTCGCTCAACGACACGATCATCATCTATGACCGGATTCGCGAGAATTTCCGTGTACTGCGCAAGGCGGATCTGATCGAGAACATCGATATCTCGGTTACCCAGACGCTGTTGCGGACGATGGCGACCTCTTTCTCCACGGCGCTCGCGCTCATCGCGTTGCTAGTCTTCGGTGGGGACACGCTGGCCAACTTCGCGCTGGCCCTGCTGATCGGCGTGGTGGTGGGTACCTACTCGTCTGTTTATATCGGGGCAACGGTGTTGGTATGGCTGAAGCTGACTGCCGCCGACCTCATGCCGCCGGCTGCCAGCGAGGTGGATGAGCGACCCTGA